DNA sequence from the Parafrankia irregularis genome:
GCACCAGCACCTCGCCGACCTCACCGAGCGTGCACGTGACGAGCGTCACCTGGGTGTCCGCGCGGGCCGCGTACGAGGCGATGGTCACACCGGTCGAGATGACCTCGTCGTCCGGGTGGGCGTGAACGAACAGCACTCGGCGCGGTGGAACGGTTTCGGTGGATTCCGGCACGGCACGACCCTACGCGCGCCATCACCGGCCGGGCGGCGACGCTACCGCCCCACTCAACCGGCACGAGACCGGCACAAGAACGACAGCGGTCGCGCCGGCCCAGCCCGCGCGACCGCTTCAACCAGCCCTGCCGTTTCAACCAGCCCTGCCGTTTCAGCCAGCCCAGCTGTTTCAGCCGGCCCAGCCGTTTCAGCCGGTGCGGCGGCGGGAACGCAGCTTCTCACGCTCCGACGCGGTCAGCGCCACCTTGCGCATCCGTACCGTCGCCGGCGTCACCTCGACGCACTCGTCCTCACGGCAGAACTCCAGCGCCTGCTCCAGCGAGAGCTGGCGGTGCGGGGTGAGCCGAACCAGCTCGTCACCGGTCGAGGACCGCATGTTGGTGAGCTTCTTCTCCTTCGTCGGGTTGACGTCCATGTCGTCGGCCCGGGAGTTCTCACCCACGATCATGCCCTCGTAGACCTCGGTCGTCGGGGAGACGAACATCGTCCCGCGGTCCTGCAGGTTGAACAGGGCGTACGCGGTGGCGACGCCGGAGCGGTCGGCCACCATCGAACCGGTCGGACGGGTCCGCAGCTCGCCGAACCACGGCTCGTACCGGTCGAAGACGTGGTGCAGCAGGCCGGTGCCACGGGTCTCGGTGAGGAACTCGGTACGGAAACCGATCAGACCACGGGCGGGCACCAGGTACTCCAGCCGGATCCAGCCGGTGCCGTGGTTCACCATCTGCTCCAGCCGGCCCTTGCGCAACGCCAGCAGCTGGGTCAGCACCCCGAGGTACTCCTCCGGGGAGTCGATGGTCAGCCTCTCGACGGGCTCGTGCACCTTCCCGTCGATCTCCTTGGTGACGACCTGCGGCTTGCCGACCGTGAGCTCGAACTCCTCCCGGCGCATCAGCTCGACGAGGATGGCGAGAGCCAGCTCGCCACGGCCCTGGACCTCCCAGGTGTCGGGGCGCTCGGTCGGCAGCACCCGGATCGAGACGTTGCCGATGAGCTCGGCGTCCAGCCGGTTCTTCAGCAGGCGCGCGGTCAGCTTCTTGCCCGACTTCCCGGCGAGCGGCGAGGTGTTCACGCCGATGGTCATGCTGATGGACGGCTCGTCCACAGTGATCACCGGGAGCGGGCGCGCGTCCTCCGCGTCGGCCAGCGTCTCACCGATCATGATGTCGGGGATACCGGCGACGGCGATGATGTCGCC
Encoded proteins:
- the typA gene encoding translational GTPase TypA translates to MSVRADLRNVAIIAHVDHGKTTLVDAMLRQSGAFGERGEVTDRVMDSMDLEREKGITILAKNTAVRFGDVTINIIDTPGHADFGGEVERGLAMVDGVVLLVDASEGPLPQTRFVLRKALAARKPVVLVINKVDRSDARIGEVVDETYELFLDLDADEDQIDFPIVYCNAKAGRASTTRPENGQSPDSPDLKPLFDLLLETMPAPSYSEDAPLQALVTNLDASPYLGRLALCRVHNGTITRGQTVALCRVDGTQQRVKITEMLMTEALERVPAEQAGPGDIIAVAGIPDIMIGETLADAEDARPLPVITVDEPSISMTIGVNTSPLAGKSGKKLTARLLKNRLDAELIGNVSIRVLPTERPDTWEVQGRGELALAILVELMRREEFELTVGKPQVVTKEIDGKVHEPVERLTIDSPEEYLGVLTQLLALRKGRLEQMVNHGTGWIRLEYLVPARGLIGFRTEFLTETRGTGLLHHVFDRYEPWFGELRTRPTGSMVADRSGVATAYALFNLQDRGTMFVSPTTEVYEGMIVGENSRADDMDVNPTKEKKLTNMRSSTGDELVRLTPHRQLSLEQALEFCREDECVEVTPATVRMRKVALTASEREKLRSRRRTG